A single genomic interval of Lathyrus oleraceus cultivar Zhongwan6 chromosome 7, CAAS_Psat_ZW6_1.0, whole genome shotgun sequence harbors:
- the LOC127103856 gene encoding uncharacterized protein LOC127103856 produces the protein MGIKLLTSTPYYAHANGQVEAANKVIINLIKKHIGKKPRNWHKTLDQALWACRTSPKEATGTTPFRLAYGHDAILPVEIQVQAVRTQRQCEIPSEDYWSMMTDELVDVDEERMLALDSLQRQKEKVARAYNKRVKGKVFAVDDLVWRVILAMGRNDKMLGKWSPNWEGPFKVLQAFSNNAYEVEELGADRRILRVNGKYLKKYRPLL, from the coding sequence atgggaatcaaGTTACTGACATCTACCCCCTATTACGCACATGcgaatggccaagtcgaagctgCTAATAAGGTGATCATCAACCTAATAAAGAAACACATAGGAAAGAAGCCAAGGAATTGGCACAAGACGTTAGACCAAGCcttgtgggcatgtcgaacgtcaCCGAAAGAAGCAACCGGAACAACCCCATTTCGACTGGCTTACGGGCATGACGCAATATTGCCAGTAGAAATTCAGGTCCAGGCAGTCAGGACCCAAAGGCAGTgtgaaataccttctgaagattacTGGAGTATGATGACAGACGAGTTAGTCGACGTAGACGAAGAAAGAATGCTAGCATTAGACTCTCTACAAAGACAGAAAGAGAAAGTCGCCCGAGCCTACAACAAAAGGGTGAAAGGGAAAGTATTTGCTGTCGACGATTTGGTTTGGAGGGTGATCCTAGCTATGGGCAGAAATGATAAAATGTTGGGTAAGtggtccccaaattgggaagGACCATTTAAGGTTTTGCAGGCCTTTTCTAATAATGCCTACGAGGTCGAAGAATTGGGAGCAGACAGGCGGATTTTAAGAGTGAATGGAAAGTACTTGAAAAAATATAGGCCTCTCCTTTAA